The genomic interval CAATCGCGTTGGGCTCCTGCCCTTATGTGGTCGGAGCGGGCTGCTGTGAGGGATCCTTACTTACCACGTTAGGCTGGTGGCTGCTTTTGAAAGACCGGCCAGAGACGTTTCAACGTTTTCTCCGTCTCTTCAGAGGACCGCAATATTGTGAGGCCGTTGCGAGATCTATGATCGGAATGAACGTAGTTACTGCTACCCCACACGGGCTTGTCACACAGAGGCGTAGTATGACGGTCGGTTCTTACCCTGGCCTCTACATGCTGATACCGGCGGGCCAGCTTCAGCCCACGAAGGGATTGGATCAGCCGAGCTTGTTCTGGACATTTATTCACGAATTGGATGAAGAGATGTTTGGCGGTCCGGAGGACCGCGATATCAGCGACGTCATGAAAGAAACGCACATTGAGACATTGGAGGGCCGATTGACGTATCTCGGCTACGGGGTGGAGCTTATGAACGTTCACGTGGTGTTATGGCTTCTGTTCGAGCCGTCATCGCGATGGTGGAGTCAATTTCGACCGCGGATCGAATTGAATTGGGAGCACGAGGGCAAGCGGCCAAAGTACGTTAGTCTCGATCAACCAGACGTCGATCTAGTCCCAAGCGTCTACGCGGGCTTGGACCTTGTACGACGGACGGTCGCTCGAAGATAGCGCATACGACCGACATTCCATGGGAGGAACGTGGCGCAGCGGAGAGGTGATTGCCGCCCGTCCGATGCCTCGTCTGCGAAGAGACCGCGGCCTGTGCCTCGATAAATCTCAGGATGCTGGGAACATCGTTCTCGCTCGCAGGCAGGGCGTTCTCATCCTTACGCGTATCGCGGCGAAGGCAGTCAGAGACACGATCCCAGGTCACCTGGCCTGGTATCATCGGACTCGGTGGCGCGATCCGGCAGCGTACTGGCAGGCGCGCTGGTCCGGCGTCGGGTCTGGTGCTGCCGCCGCACGCGTTGGTCGCCGGTGACGGCCCCGTTGCCAACGCGATCATGGACCGACAGCGAGCGGTCGTCGCTCTCCTCCCGACCGTGATCCCGCCCGAGGACGTCGTCCAGGTCGACGTCGGCGTCGACCGGATAGCGATCCGCTCCACCTCTCCGCCGGCGGAGACATCGAGCCGTGACCGCCGCGATCACTCGCTGCGGCAACTGACCGCCTTCCACGGAGCCGGTCATTGCATCCGCGGCCGGCTCTCCGTCCTCGGCCGGCCGTGGTACAGCCGGCGCCAATGAAGCTCCTCCGCTGGTTTCGAATCCTCTCGACCCCACTCCTCGTCGTGGCGAACCTCGTCCTCGCCGCGACCGCCGTCCTCCAGTTCTTTACGGTCCGGGAAAGCCTGCACGTCACGCAGGATATGCTGACGGCGACGAAGAAGTCCTTCGAGCTGTCGAAGCGCGCTTGGATCATCCCCATGTACGTCATCCCTACCGGACGCCAGCCGTTCGAAAGCGGAGTCAGGATCACCCTGCACAACTTCGGCGAAAGCCCAGCGTTCGACGTGAAGGCTGACTTCTCGATCGATCTGGCACCGCGCGGACAGAAATTCGAGCCGCCTACGCGACGGTCGGGGCCGTCCGGCGTAGTGCCTCCATTTGATTTCGCGGGTGCCGACGTGGCAGCACGGACCATCGTGCCGATACCGCCGCCAACCGAAGTGACATCGCTCAAGGGGAGGGTGGAGGTCTTGAGTGACGGCCTGCTCACTCTGCGAATCCCTCTCGCGGTCGGCGCCGACAAGCTGGCCCCATTCGCAGGCCGATACGGCTCACGAATCCGATACCTCAGCCTGGTCCTGCCTAGGCAGTAAAATAATGCCGCACGGCACCGCTGCGATGAGGTTAACTCGCCTGGTTCTATTCGTCGCCTTCATATTCGGCGCTGCAGGTTGGGCACACGCCTTCCACGATCAAGCGGTCGGTCGGGTCGGTCGGATCGTGGGTAAAGTTACGCTCTGCGGACAGCCGGTCGGCTTCAATGCACTCGTATTCATCCCCGGAAAGTCGATCCAGGCTCGCACCGCCGGAAACGGTTCGTTCGAGGCTCGCCGAACGGCGGGATCTCGACCGCGATACCGTAAACTGTCGGATCGGAGATCGCGACTACGACCTTCAGTCTCGCCCTCGTAGCGGCCGACCACGCTCCAGTTGTCGTTCGCGGCTGCAGCCTGCGACACGAGCGAGCAGACATCCTGGCCCCCGCCGACATCGGACAGCGTCCCCTCGAAGTCATTGACGACCGCTTTGATGTCCTTGGCGGCCGCGCTCGGCAGCTTGAGCCGATAGCCGCCGCCGACATACCAGCTCCCCTTCTTGAGGCCGAAGGCCCAGCTCGGCTTCCGAGCCGAGTCGACCGGGATGAAGATGGCGAACGAGGTGTCGGCTTCGGGCCATTCCTGGCCCAGCATGACGATCCTGGCATTCACGGCCTGGATCGCCAGCAGCTTGGTGTTCCCCTGGCCATCCTTGCAAACCTTGAGATTGAGCCTCGTCGGCTACGAACTCTCGCTGCGTGGCAGAGCGAAGGAAGCAGAGCGAGCGCTGGAGAGCGCCTGCATCGCGCGCTTCGGGACGCTGCGACCGGCGGGCGAGACGCCGGTGATCCGATCGGACAACGGCCTGATCTTCCAGAGCCGACGATTTCGGGCGGCGTGCCGGGACTACCGGCGCTCGGCCAGGAGTTCATCACGCCGTACACGCCGGAGCAGAACGGGATCATCGAGCGCTTCTTCCGCAGCCTGAAGGAGGAGTGCGTCTGGCAGCGCAACTTCGTCAGCTTCGCGGAGGCGCGGCGAGCGATCCGTCGGTGGATCGAGTGGTACAACGCCGAGCGGCCGCACCAGGCGCTCGGGTACCGCAGCCCACGGCAGCATCGCGCTCAACAACTTCAACTGGTGGCTTGACCTTCGGGGGAGCACTACACTCCTTCCCTCGCCCCGCCGGGACGATTCTCCGAGAGGCCATCATGATCAGCGACGAGTGCATCACCGTGGTGCTCGATTGCCGCGCGTTTGGTGGGAACCGCGCCTATCTGTGCGTACCGCGGTCGTAGCGCCGGAGATTCCCGACACTCTCGGAGGGCATGTCGACGCACGAAACGGCATCGTTCGCGGTCACGATGACGCATCGCGGTCGTGGTTGCCGATGAGACATTGGATGAATGCCTCGCCGACGCGGAAACGGCGCCCGACGCGAGCGCGCCGGCGTTGCACCTCGCGAGGTAGCCGA from Chloroflexota bacterium carries:
- a CDS encoding integrase core domain-containing protein, coding for MPGLPALGQEFITPYTPEQNGIIERFFRSLKEECVWQRNFVSFAEARRAIRRWIEWYNAERPHQALGYRSPRQHRAQQLQLVA